Genomic segment of Nostoc sp. TCL240-02:
GGTTCTTCTGTCATCCAAACTGGATTTAGCCATTCACTCAAACCTGTTTCCAATTTAATTGGCAAGTTGAGCATTTCTGCAACTGCGTTTGCCGTTTGTACGGTTCGCAGGAAAGGCGAAGCGAAAATATGGCCAATATTTTCTTTTTTCAATCGTTTCGCTAAATGTTGTGCCTGCACCATACCATCATCAGACAAGGGTGGATCGTAGCGTCGTTCAGCTGTGAGAAACCAATCAGGGTTTACGAAATCGAGACGGTTAGCGTGTCTTGCTATCCAGACTATTTGACTCATGGTGTTTAATTATTCCGATGAATAGAATTCGCCGCTAAACAAATATAGATATCTGCAAGGAGGGCTGCAAATATTAATATAGGACATTATTTGTAATAATTTGTAATAATATAAGTTATGAGTAAAACTTATCAGTATAAATTAGTATAAGATTGTGTAATGAATTTAAATGTAAATACCAGATTGGGACGGTTCAAACCAAACTCCATACTCAATAACTGATAGTAGATGGCTGATGGTAATTGTTTTGAGCGTACCGTAACGTTTGCGATAGTAAGATTCAGAAAGTTAAAGAAAATAAATGTGGTTCTTCATGGAAGTAGCGGTAAAAAACAAACCCTTGCCAATCTACGCCAAACTGTTCAGCGATTTTACAAAATAGTACATCAACATCATCGCCATCTATTTTGAGGTCTTCCCGAAGCCGTGTATTAAGAGTAATATCTTTTGTTTGCACACCCAGTTCATTAGAAACAATAGCTGCAAGTTGATTAAATCTCTCTGTAAATGACATAAAGCCAGATATTATATCTATACAATTGCTTATAACTTCAACCATCCAAATAGTTGCCCTACAGTTAATTGAAAGCCGCTAACTAAATCTGGAACTGGTAATATTTCTTGTTCTTCTTGGAAAAGTTCTGGTTGCTGCTTTGGTGGATAGACTAAAACAGAACGTTCATCTGGATCAATCAGCCAACCGAAGCGACTACCATGCTTTAAACAATGCAAAATATTTCCGGTTACTTTAGTCTGGCTTTGATCTGGTGAAAGAATCTCAATTGTCCAGTCTGGATAAGTCTTAAATACATTTGCCACATCTCCATGTTCATCTATGGGAATCCGTTCCCAAGCAAACACAGCTACATCAGGGACAATTGAACGTTCGCCAAAAGTACAGCGCAATTCTGGGAAAGCCAGGGCAATTTTTTGACTTTCAGCTACTTCATTTATACCTGTGACTAACTTACCCTGTAATTTGCTATGTTTTCCTTGAGGCATTGGCTTTTGAATAATTTGACCGTTGATGTATTCTGAGCTAGGCTTTGTTTCTGGTAGTTTTAAAAACTTTTCTAAGGTTAGGGTTTTAGTTGGTGATTTTACCATTTACTTGTACCTCCCAAATTATCATTTAATTAATTACCCCAAATAAGCTTTTTTAACTCGCTCATCACTAATTAATTCTGATGCTGCACCTGTTAAGGTAATAGAGCCAGCTTCTAAAACATAACCGCGATCGGCAATTTGTAATGCGAGATTAGCGTTCTGTTCAACTAACAAAATAGTCACGCCTGTAGTCCGGAGATTTTCAATAATCGAGAAGATTTCTCGGACGATCGCAGGGGCTAAACCTAAGCTAGGCTCGTCTAAAAGTAAGAGTTGTGGTCTACTCATTACAGCCCGTGCGATCGCTAACATTTGTTGTTCGCCACCACTGAGGGTTCCTGCTAGTTGATTGCGTCTTTGTGATAAACGGGGAAATAGCTCAAATTGGCGCTGAATATCTGCTTTTATCTCAGCTTGATTGGAGCGAATATAAGCACCCAAAAGTAAGTTATCAAATACTGTTTGTCGCGCTAAAACTCTGCGTCCTTCAGGACAATGGGCGATACCAAGTTGTACAACTTCGTGAGTTTGGCGGCGAGTAATATTATGTCCATTATAGATAATTCCGCCACTCTTAGGATTAACAACTTTAGATATGGCGCGAAGTGTAGTAGTTTTACCAGCCCCATTAGCACCAATTAGAGTAACTACTTCACCTTTCTGAATAATTAAATTAATCTTTTTCAGAGCTTGAATACCGCCATAGTTAACATCAAGTTCTTGAACTTCTAGAATTGTATAGTTTGGTCTACTATTGGCTTTCATCGGCGGTTTACATCCAGAAATGTTGATTCAAAACCTAACATACATCAATCATACATTTCTTAAAACAGTGCATCAGTCTACTCAATCGTAGACATTGCTTCAACTTAAAAACCAACGCCAGAACACTGCAATCTTTATGATGTACCATTAATTACTGATAAATATATCAAGTGTCCTGTGGCAAAAGCAGCATATATTGGTAGCAAGGGACTAATTAATTTAGCTCCCGATGCATGGGTACAGTGGGTAACACAGCGTCCTGAAGTCGTGGCGAAAGAAATTTTGGGTTCAGAGTTTCACTGGATTAGCCGCGAAACAGATGTGTTGGTGAAGGCATACAGTGCCACTCACGGAGATTTTCTCGTATTAAATGAACTACAACTGCGTTACACAACACAGATGCCTCTAAGGATGAGAGCATACACAGCCCTAGCACAAGAACGCTACCGATTACCAACTTACCCAGTACTGATCAACATTTTACCGCCTCCATCCACCTTAACTATTGTCAGTAGTTACGAGCAAGAATTTTTGGGATTACGTGCCATCCAAGATTATCGCGTGATTAATTTGTGGGAAATCGATGCTGAAATAGTGTTTCAGCAACCACTACCATCGTTGTTACCCTTTGTACCAATTCTGCGAGGAGGGGGAGAGGTATCAGTTGTGCAACGCTCATTAGAGGCGCTACGAGCAGATGCACAGTTGAACCAATTAGAATCATTGCTGGCATTTTTTGCTAGCTTTGTTCTAGACACGCCTTTAGTGCAACAAATCATGAGGTGGGATATGGCAGTATTGCGAGAATCGCCTTGGTATCACGAGATTGAGCAAAGAGGTATTCAAGAGGGTGCGCGACGGCAGTTAATCCGAGTATTAGAACAACGCTTTGGCGAAATTTCCCATGAGGTAGAAGTAAGGCTTGAGGGCAAGAATGTGGAACAATTAGAAATTTTAATGGATAGCGCGATCGCTGTAAATTCTTTAGAAGAATTTGTGGAAATTTTGTCTACATGAATTCCATCTGAGATTTCAAGTTAGGATAAATCTCACTTACTGAGTGCATCTATACCTGAATGACGAAGCCTGCTGATGTCAGTACCAAAAAATTAATCAGTCTTGCACCCAATAACTGGGTAAGATGGGTAACACAAATTCCTGATATTGTTGCTGGAGAAATTCTAAATAGTGAATTTCAGTGGATTAGCCGGGAAAGTGATGTTTTAATCCGTGTCAGTAGC
This window contains:
- a CDS encoding Uma2 family endonuclease, which gives rise to MVKSPTKTLTLEKFLKLPETKPSSEYINGQIIQKPMPQGKHSKLQGKLVTGINEVAESQKIALAFPELRCTFGERSIVPDVAVFAWERIPIDEHGDVANVFKTYPDWTIEILSPDQSQTKVTGNILHCLKHGSRFGWLIDPDERSVLVYPPKQQPELFQEEQEILPVPDLVSGFQLTVGQLFGWLKL
- a CDS encoding DUF1493 family protein, which produces MSFTERFNQLAAIVSNELGVQTKDITLNTRLREDLKIDGDDVDVLFCKIAEQFGVDWQGFVFYRYFHEEPHLFSLTF
- a CDS encoding DUF4351 domain-containing protein, translated to MAKAAYIGSKGLINLAPDAWVQWVTQRPEVVAKEILGSEFHWISRETDVLVKAYSATHGDFLVLNELQLRYTTQMPLRMRAYTALAQERYRLPTYPVLINILPPPSTLTIVSSYEQEFLGLRAIQDYRVINLWEIDAEIVFQQPLPSLLPFVPILRGGGEVSVVQRSLEALRADAQLNQLESLLAFFASFVLDTPLVQQIMRWDMAVLRESPWYHEIEQRGIQEGARRQLIRVLEQRFGEISHEVEVRLEGKNVEQLEILMDSAIAVNSLEEFVEILST
- a CDS encoding ABC transporter ATP-binding protein; its protein translation is MKANSRPNYTILEVQELDVNYGGIQALKKINLIIQKGEVVTLIGANGAGKTTTLRAISKVVNPKSGGIIYNGHNITRRQTHEVVQLGIAHCPEGRRVLARQTVFDNLLLGAYIRSNQAEIKADIQRQFELFPRLSQRRNQLAGTLSGGEQQMLAIARAVMSRPQLLLLDEPSLGLAPAIVREIFSIIENLRTTGVTILLVEQNANLALQIADRGYVLEAGSITLTGAASELISDERVKKAYLG